The [Flavobacterium] thermophilum genome has a segment encoding these proteins:
- a CDS encoding Transposase IS116/IS110/IS902 family: MDIAKKKHYACFVDERGRVLKKPFPVLQSREGLEWLYQCIVEAMKEFGKTEVIVGIEPTGHYWLNLAYFLDEKGIPLVMTNPMHVKRSKELDDNLPTKHDAKDALVIARLVKDGRFSYPRILKGMEAELRVGATFRSKLVEEQGAIRNQMIRWLDRYFPEFSQVFPSFEKMALAVLEYTPFPSDLAGKELEEVLALYRQSEGLQSPQKPKAKKLMELAQHSIGVTEGQQMARIEIATLVRRYRQLEEEIEALTEQLIELVQTSVEYEWLKTVPGLGDATIVELLSEIGSFSHYQDPRQLIKLAGLTLREHSSGQHKGQKRISKRGRRRLRALLFRVMMPMIRHNEAFRQLHEYYTTRPDNPLRKKQSIVVLCGKLLKVLHAVCTKRQAFDVKRMMWDIFGLETAA, from the coding sequence ATATTGCAAAGAAAAAACATTATGCCTGCTTTGTGGATGAGCGAGGGAGGGTGTTAAAAAAGCCGTTTCCCGTTCTGCAATCGAGAGAAGGATTGGAATGGTTGTACCAGTGCATCGTGGAAGCCATGAAGGAATTTGGAAAAACCGAGGTGATCGTTGGCATCGAGCCAACGGGACATTATTGGCTGAATCTCGCCTATTTTCTTGATGAGAAAGGCATTCCTCTCGTCATGACAAACCCGATGCACGTGAAGAGATCCAAAGAGCTGGACGATAACCTTCCAACCAAGCATGATGCGAAAGACGCGCTCGTCATTGCCCGGTTAGTGAAAGACGGCCGATTCAGCTATCCGCGTATTCTGAAAGGGATGGAGGCGGAACTGCGCGTAGGGGCGACATTTCGCTCCAAATTGGTGGAAGAACAGGGAGCGATTCGAAATCAAATGATTCGCTGGCTTGATCGATATTTTCCGGAGTTTTCCCAAGTCTTCCCGTCATTTGAGAAAATGGCGCTCGCGGTGCTGGAATATACGCCATTTCCGAGTGATCTGGCAGGAAAAGAACTAGAAGAGGTGCTGGCCCTTTACCGGCAAAGTGAGGGATTACAATCGCCACAAAAGCCGAAAGCGAAGAAGTTGATGGAATTGGCCCAACACTCCATTGGCGTAACGGAAGGACAACAGATGGCCCGTATCGAAATTGCCACGCTTGTCCGCCGGTACCGCCAACTGGAAGAAGAAATCGAGGCACTGACAGAGCAGCTGATTGAACTCGTACAGACATCGGTCGAATACGAATGGCTGAAGACCGTTCCGGGCTTAGGCGATGCGACCATCGTAGAACTGTTATCAGAGATCGGGAGTTTCTCCCATTATCAGGATCCGCGGCAGCTTATCAAATTAGCGGGCCTGACGCTGCGGGAACATTCCTCCGGCCAACACAAAGGGCAAAAACGGATCTCCAAGCGTGGAAGAAGGCGGTTGCGCGCCCTTCTGTTCCGGGTGATGATGCCGATGATCCGTCACAACGAAGCGTTTCGGCAGCTGCACGAATATTACACGACACGTCCTGATAATCCGTTGCGGAAGAAGCAATCCATTGTAGTGTTATGCGGAAAATTACTGAAGGTACTGCATGCGGTGTGTACGAAACGACAGGCGTTTGACGTGAAGCGAATGATGTGGGACATCTTTGGCCTCGAAACGGCTGCTTGA
- a CDS encoding Gluconolactonase has translation MIPMLMLPSEKYFGNFELVYPFYGAMPTGVTVSETGRIFVCFPRWGDDVKFTVAEIVEDKLLPYPNLQTNLVNPENITRTFISVQSVVADGRGTLWVLDTAAPNFSEPIKGGAKLVAVDLETNTIRKVYTFTEDVVLPTTYLNDVRFDFRVGKAGYAYITDSSSTGPGAIIVVDLADGNAFRRLNGANSTSPDPYFIPKVEGKVLMNRNKDGSTSPFRLASDGIAISPDGRVLFFCPLTSRHLFSITTEALRDRSIPDMELPYYVEYWGEKGASDGMITDAKGNVYAGDYEHNCIRKILPNGTMETIIHDPRMLWPDTLSIGPDQYLYVIVNQLHRQPRFHYGKDLRQKPYSLLRIKIDEFPAPTF, from the coding sequence ATGATACCTATGTTAATGTTACCTAGTGAAAAATATTTTGGTAATTTTGAACTGGTTTATCCATTTTATGGGGCTATGCCTACAGGTGTTACTGTTTCAGAAACCGGTCGTATTTTCGTTTGCTTCCCGAGATGGGGAGACGATGTTAAATTTACGGTGGCGGAAATTGTTGAGGATAAATTGCTGCCTTATCCTAATTTACAAACCAATTTGGTTAACCCCGAGAATATCACAAGGACTTTTATCAGTGTCCAAAGTGTAGTTGCTGATGGAAGGGGAACACTTTGGGTATTAGATACAGCTGCACCCAATTTTTCTGAACCCATTAAAGGGGGGGCAAAATTAGTCGCTGTTGATCTAGAAACGAATACAATAAGAAAAGTATATACCTTTACAGAAGATGTTGTCTTGCCTACAACTTATTTGAATGATGTCCGTTTTGATTTTCGTGTTGGAAAAGCAGGGTATGCTTATATAACGGATTCTTCTTCAACAGGACCAGGAGCTATAATCGTCGTAGATTTAGCAGATGGAAACGCCTTCAGACGGTTAAATGGGGCAAATTCAACTTCACCCGATCCCTATTTTATACCGAAAGTAGAAGGAAAAGTATTAATGAATCGAAATAAAGATGGCAGTACTTCTCCATTTAGACTGGCTTCTGACGGTATTGCGATTTCGCCTGATGGAAGGGTATTATTTTTTTGTCCACTAACCAGTCGTCATCTGTTCTCGATCACAACAGAAGCCCTGAGAGACAGAAGCATACCGGACATGGAATTACCTTATTATGTGGAGTATTGGGGAGAAAAAGGTGCATCTGATGGAATGATCACTGATGCAAAGGGAAATGTTTATGCTGGAGATTATGAACACAACTGTATCCGCAAGATATTGCCAAATGGCACAATGGAAACGATCATACATGACCCGAGAATGTTGTGGCCGGATACTTTGTCAATTGGTCCGGATCAATATTTGTATGTCATTGTGAACCAATTACATCGACAGCCTAGATTTCATTATGGAAAAGACTTACGACAGAAACCTTATAGTTTACTTCGTATCAAAATTGATGAATTTCCTGCTCCGACCTTTTGA
- a CDS encoding Transposase DDE domain encodes MQEHFHFTTDPAKLQKQYAAIFCFVSAQLSLIQMYLHRRNRHLVKQEDEVVMAVHLLGKLLGFSSERAWHRFVTGNLFTNGSFLERSRYNRRCRALGFAIKWIRHELAKRGQHHAYAVVDSLPLPLCHPARMQRVKRFRGITDMGYCASKKQWYYGFKLHLQVTNQGLAMGYVVTEASCHDVKAAETVMTQIPHPYNFGDKGYISHALREKLYEEHQAAFWTPSRHNQKHGPSKAWEEWIRKKRKVIETVFSILVDQYRITDIRANSIAGFEVALDGILLAYSLVTLGLVER; translated from the coding sequence ATGCAAGAGCACTTTCATTTTACTACAGATCCAGCCAAACTTCAAAAACAATATGCCGCTATTTTCTGTTTTGTTTCTGCCCAACTGTCGTTGATTCAAATGTATCTTCATCGCCGCAACCGTCACTTGGTCAAGCAAGAAGACGAAGTGGTCATGGCGGTTCACCTTTTGGGGAAGCTGCTGGGCTTTTCTTCCGAACGAGCCTGGCATCGTTTTGTCACGGGAAATTTGTTCACAAACGGCTCGTTTCTTGAACGCTCCCGATACAACCGCCGCTGCCGAGCGCTTGGTTTCGCCATCAAATGGATCCGTCATGAGCTGGCGAAACGTGGCCAACACCATGCTTATGCGGTCGTCGACAGCTTGCCTCTTCCGTTGTGCCATCCCGCAAGAATGCAGCGCGTCAAGCGATTTCGAGGGATCACGGATATGGGGTATTGTGCTTCCAAAAAGCAATGGTACTACGGTTTCAAGCTGCATCTTCAAGTGACCAATCAAGGGCTGGCCATGGGCTATGTCGTGACGGAAGCGTCCTGCCACGACGTCAAAGCCGCTGAAACGGTGATGACTCAAATCCCTCATCCCTACAACTTTGGGGACAAAGGGTACATCAGCCACGCTCTTCGAGAAAAGCTGTACGAAGAACACCAAGCCGCGTTCTGGACACCGTCTCGACACAATCAAAAGCACGGCCCATCCAAGGCATGGGAAGAATGGATCAGGAAAAAACGCAAAGTCATCGAGACGGTGTTTTCGATTCTCGTAGACCAATACCGGATCACCGACATTCGAGCGAATTCCATTGCCGGGTTTGAAGTGGCACTCGATGGCATCTTGTTGGCTTATTCCTTGGTCACACTAGGGCTGGTTGAGCGCTGA